The Armatimonadota bacterium genome includes a window with the following:
- the yngK gene encoding UPF0748 protein YngK, giving the protein MMSLKARLTTLILLILALTSGCSAQSVPLTEEELHAIPSPPREFRAAWIATVANIDWPSRPGLSVDQQKSELVRIMDRAAELNLNALIFQVRPACDAMYESSLEPWSEFLTGTMGKAPEPFYDPLAFAIEEAHRRGIELHAWFNPYRARHPQGKSPISPDHVSKKRPELVKQYGRYLWLDPGEKAVQDHSIAVMLDVARRYDVDGIHIDDYFYPYKERGPDGKILDFPDERSWQEYRKGGGTLSRDDWRRENVNNFIQRLYAELRKVKPHVKFGISPFGIYRPGYPPGIQGFDQYSELYADARKWLHEGWLDYWTPQLYWKIEARAQSYPVLLRYWVQENRQGRHIWPGNFTSKVLEDWPVSEILEQVRVTRQQEGASGNVHFSFKALQRNQALADGLKELYAVRALPPASTWLDDRLPARPTLELSVEPDGLSVTARWKPGDEERPFLWVLYTRPGGQWKAHVLPGAYREAKLQLSGADEVEYAVAVAAVDRCGNEGPKAGLKVQLKKAGQ; this is encoded by the coding sequence ATGATGTCCCTGAAAGCCAGGCTCACGACCCTCATCCTGCTGATTCTTGCCCTAACCTCTGGGTGCAGCGCGCAGAGCGTTCCACTGACCGAGGAAGAGCTGCATGCTATCCCTTCACCCCCCCGGGAGTTCCGGGCGGCCTGGATCGCCACGGTGGCGAACATTGACTGGCCATCGCGGCCAGGGCTGAGCGTGGATCAGCAGAAGTCAGAGCTGGTGCGCATTATGGACCGCGCCGCCGAGCTGAACCTGAATGCCCTGATCTTCCAGGTTCGTCCGGCATGCGACGCGATGTATGAGTCCAGCCTGGAGCCGTGGTCGGAGTTCCTGACAGGGACGATGGGCAAGGCTCCCGAGCCGTTCTACGACCCGCTGGCCTTCGCCATCGAGGAGGCGCACCGCAGAGGCATCGAGCTGCACGCCTGGTTCAACCCGTACCGGGCGCGGCATCCGCAGGGCAAGTCTCCGATCTCGCCGGACCACGTCAGCAAGAAGCGCCCAGAGCTGGTGAAGCAGTACGGAAGGTACCTCTGGCTGGACCCAGGCGAGAAAGCTGTGCAGGATCATTCCATCGCCGTCATGCTGGACGTGGCGCGCCGCTACGACGTGGACGGCATTCACATTGACGACTACTTTTACCCCTATAAGGAGAGAGGGCCGGACGGCAAGATCCTGGACTTTCCGGACGAGCGGAGCTGGCAGGAATATCGCAAGGGCGGCGGTACGCTCTCGCGGGACGACTGGCGCCGGGAAAATGTGAACAACTTCATCCAGCGGCTGTATGCCGAGTTGAGGAAGGTAAAGCCGCACGTCAAGTTCGGCATCAGCCCGTTTGGCATCTACCGGCCGGGCTACCCTCCGGGCATCCAGGGGTTCGACCAGTACTCGGAGCTTTATGCCGACGCTCGCAAGTGGCTCCACGAAGGGTGGCTGGATTACTGGACGCCGCAGCTCTACTGGAAGATCGAGGCCCGGGCCCAGAGCTACCCGGTGCTTCTAAGATACTGGGTGCAAGAGAACAGGCAGGGCCGACATATCTGGCCGGGCAACTTCACCAGTAAGGTGCTGGAGGACTGGCCCGTCAGCGAGATCCTGGAGCAGGTGCGCGTGACCCGCCAACAGGAGGGAGCCTCGGGGAACGTGCACTTCAGCTTCAAGGCGTTGCAGCGCAATCAGGCTCTGGCGGATGGTCTTAAGGAACTTTACGCGGTCAGAGCGCTCCCGCCGGCCTCCACGTGGCTGGACGACCGCCTGCCGGCGCGGCCCACGCTGGAGCTTTCCGTCGAGCCGGATGGCCTCAGCGTCACCGCGCGCTGGAAGCCGGGCGATGAGGAGCGGCCGTTCCTGTGGGTGCTATACACCCGGCCGGGAGGACAGTGGAAGGCACACGTGCTCCCTGGAGCCTACCGGGAAGCGAA
- the gabT gene encoding 4-aminobutyrate aminotransferase, producing MATREFPLEPRQVERIETAYRRIVTPIPVPESIPILQKLRDAEPRSMGGQPPVIWDSGEGSFIRDPYGNQWIDFSSGVLVTSVGHHHPRVVAAIRETAEKHLYHAYCFPTDVRARLVEKLSSLMPPPLHRVFLLTTGSEAVECAIKLAKTRAVTRGETQRRVIVGFDNAFHGRTMGSQLAGGIPALKTWIGCGCPDFVQVPYPDGFRCPDTSFALFEKTLAQKGVRPEQVAGVLSETYQGCNAKLMPEQYARDLRAWCDANGAALIFDEVQAGFGRTGKMFGFQHYGIVPDLACFGKGISGGMPLSAVAGTDEMMGLYGPGEMTSTHSANPVCAAAALANIEVILEEGLVEHAKELERDLLDAGARMMAASSGRIGRADGAGLVMALQFVRPGTTEPDPDLAFEVVRRAVECGVMLFAPVGVGGGAIKVNPPLNIQRDVLLEGLETLESCVKAALASA from the coding sequence TTGGCAACCAGAGAATTTCCGCTTGAACCGCGCCAGGTCGAGCGCATTGAGACCGCGTATCGCCGCATCGTCACTCCCATCCCTGTTCCGGAGTCCATACCCATCCTGCAGAAGCTGCGCGACGCCGAGCCCCGCTCCATGGGCGGGCAGCCGCCGGTTATCTGGGATTCAGGCGAAGGCAGCTTCATCCGCGACCCGTACGGCAACCAGTGGATAGACTTCAGCTCGGGAGTGCTGGTGACCAGCGTGGGGCACCATCACCCCCGGGTGGTGGCGGCGATCCGCGAGACGGCGGAAAAGCACCTGTATCACGCCTACTGCTTCCCCACCGACGTGCGCGCCCGGCTGGTGGAGAAGCTCAGCTCTCTCATGCCGCCGCCTCTGCACCGGGTGTTCCTTCTGACGACGGGATCGGAGGCGGTGGAGTGCGCCATCAAACTGGCCAAGACACGCGCCGTGACCCGCGGAGAGACACAGCGCAGGGTCATTGTCGGATTCGACAACGCTTTCCATGGGCGCACCATGGGCTCACAGCTCGCCGGAGGCATCCCTGCCCTGAAGACGTGGATCGGCTGCGGCTGTCCGGATTTCGTGCAGGTCCCCTATCCGGATGGTTTCCGCTGCCCGGACACGTCGTTCGCCCTGTTTGAGAAAACCCTGGCCCAGAAAGGTGTGCGTCCCGAGCAGGTAGCCGGCGTCCTCAGCGAGACCTATCAAGGATGCAACGCGAAGTTGATGCCGGAGCAGTATGCAAGGGATCTTCGCGCGTGGTGCGACGCCAACGGCGCGGCGCTCATCTTCGATGAGGTGCAGGCGGGATTCGGCCGCACGGGCAAAATGTTCGGGTTCCAGCACTACGGAATCGTACCGGACCTGGCTTGCTTCGGGAAGGGGATCTCTGGAGGGATGCCCCTTTCCGCAGTGGCGGGGACCGACGAAATGATGGGTCTTTACGGACCGGGCGAAATGACCTCCACCCACTCCGCCAACCCGGTCTGTGCGGCCGCCGCCCTGGCGAATATCGAGGTCATTCTGGAAGAAGGGCTGGTTGAGCACGCGAAAGAGCTGGAGCGTGATCTGCTGGATGCGGGCGCCCGTATGATGGCGGCCTCCAGCGGAAGGATCGGTCGGGCGGACGGCGCAGGACTGGTGATGGCGCTGCAGTTCGTGCGTCCGGGAACCACTGAGCCGGACCCGGACCTGGCGTTCGAAGTGGTGCGGCGCGCCGTGGAGTGCGGGGTGATGCTGTTCGCGCCGGTGGGTGTGGGCGGCGGTGCCATCAAGGTGAACCCTCCTTTGAACATCCAGCGCGACGTGCTCCTGGAGGGTCTGGAAACGCTGGAGAGCTGCGTCAAAGCCGCACTGGCAAGCGCCTGA
- the argE gene encoding acetylornithine deacetylase, translated as MTTEEPRDAGHRLDRAIDGMLEDAAVLLERLIQVPSPAGSEGEAQLTLLRWLMGRGMECFLQEVDPELESDADYVPCQADGRHAPNVRMRIGRAAGGKTLVLNTHMDVVPPEATSGYAVHRENNVICGRGACDAKGQVVTMCLAMLAVREAGLEPTGECVGLSVVEEEAGGNGTLAWIRTGGRADGCVVLEPSRLEVHPANRGALWFRILVRGKATHMGRWWEGQSAFEDLEKVLAGVRAFGEALVERSRDVPLFPSHPSPVHVNIGEVHAGDWPSTVPATAEARGAVSFLPNASLEEVRSGLESAVREARQRHRVDAEIRFDGLANAPYALDVAHPLPTLLAQQVAEVRGRAQISGFLASCDARLIHLRAGIPTVVFGPGDLRDAHSAWEKVALEEIRDAARALARLIVRWCGTETV; from the coding sequence ATGACGACAGAGGAGCCACGGGACGCAGGCCACCGCTTGGACCGCGCCATTGATGGTATGCTGGAGGATGCGGCCGTGCTTCTGGAGCGGCTCATCCAGGTCCCGTCGCCGGCGGGCTCGGAGGGCGAGGCGCAACTTACCCTGCTCCGCTGGCTAATGGGCCGCGGCATGGAGTGTTTTCTGCAGGAGGTGGATCCTGAGCTGGAGAGCGATGCGGACTACGTGCCCTGTCAGGCGGACGGGCGTCACGCTCCCAACGTGCGGATGCGCATCGGGAGAGCCGCCGGCGGGAAAACCCTCGTTTTGAACACCCACATGGACGTAGTGCCGCCTGAGGCAACCTCGGGATACGCCGTCCATAGGGAGAACAACGTCATTTGCGGACGCGGAGCCTGCGACGCTAAAGGGCAGGTGGTTACAATGTGCCTGGCGATGCTGGCAGTCAGGGAAGCGGGCCTGGAACCAACCGGCGAATGCGTGGGGCTCAGCGTGGTGGAGGAGGAGGCCGGGGGCAACGGCACACTGGCATGGATCCGGACAGGCGGGCGGGCAGACGGATGCGTGGTGCTGGAGCCCTCGCGCCTGGAAGTGCATCCGGCCAATCGCGGCGCGCTGTGGTTCCGCATCCTGGTCCGTGGGAAGGCCACCCATATGGGACGCTGGTGGGAGGGGCAGAGCGCCTTCGAGGATCTGGAAAAGGTGCTGGCGGGAGTACGCGCGTTCGGAGAGGCCCTGGTTGAGCGGTCCCGGGACGTGCCCCTGTTTCCGTCCCATCCCAGCCCGGTGCACGTGAATATCGGTGAGGTCCACGCCGGTGACTGGCCCTCCACCGTTCCGGCCACGGCCGAGGCCAGGGGTGCTGTCAGTTTTCTTCCGAACGCCTCGCTGGAGGAGGTGCGCTCAGGGTTGGAGTCGGCGGTGCGTGAGGCTCGGCAACGCCACAGAGTGGATGCTGAGATCCGCTTCGATGGGCTTGCTAACGCTCCTTACGCCCTGGACGTGGCCCATCCCCTGCCCACGTTGCTTGCGCAGCAGGTGGCGGAGGTTCGTGGGCGAGCGCAGATCTCCGGTTTTCTGGCGTCCTGCGACGCCCGCCTGATCCATCTCCGGGCGGGCATCCCGACGGTAGTTTTTGGGCCGGGCGACCTGCGGGATGCGCATTCCGCTTGGGAGAAGGTGGCGCTGGAGGAGATTCGCGACGCAGCGCGGGCGCTGGCGCGGCTCATCGTCCGCTGGTGCGGCACAGAGACGGTATGA
- a CDS encoding magnesium transporter MgtC, producing MATWDYLLNVTGQLVLSVVFASVVGFERELHGRPAGLRTHILVGVGATLFTIASRQVAGTTGDAGRIAAQIVTGVGFLGAGTIIHHGSVVRGLTTAATLWAVAGVGLAVGLGGRMIYTALIATLVIWATLTIIRRIERFLEGWRDSRELFVTCTNAKKTMRQVVDLLDDMGIEVRSAGTLAGLGGGVGTLALSVYRPGGLDIPELTGRLSELQDIVAVEWR from the coding sequence ATGGCAACCTGGGATTATCTGCTGAACGTCACGGGACAACTGGTGCTGTCCGTGGTGTTCGCAAGCGTTGTGGGATTCGAGCGGGAGCTGCATGGCCGCCCGGCCGGGTTACGGACGCACATTCTGGTGGGTGTTGGAGCCACGCTCTTCACCATCGCCTCACGGCAGGTTGCAGGAACCACGGGCGATGCCGGACGCATCGCGGCGCAGATCGTGACGGGTGTAGGATTCCTGGGAGCGGGGACAATCATCCATCACGGCAGTGTGGTGCGCGGCCTGACGACGGCGGCCACCCTCTGGGCAGTGGCGGGCGTCGGGCTTGCCGTGGGGCTAGGCGGGAGGATGATCTATACGGCGCTCATCGCCACGTTGGTCATCTGGGCCACGCTGACCATCATCCGGAGGATCGAGCGCTTTCTGGAGGGATGGAGGGACTCCCGGGAGCTGTTCGTCACCTGCACCAACGCCAAGAAGACCATGCGCCAGGTGGTGGACCTGCTGGACGACATGGGAATCGAGGTGCGGAGCGCCGGCACCCTGGCCGGGCTGGGTGGCGGCGTGGGGACGCTGGCCCTCTCGGTCTATCGCCCTGGAGGTCTGGACATCCCGGAGCTGACGGGCCGCCTCAGCGAGTTGCAGGACATCGTAGCCGTCGAGTGGCGGTGA
- the proS gene encoding proline--tRNA ligase, with protein MRYSQAFIPTQREIPSEAELISHRLLLRAGYMRKLASGVYSWLPLGRRVLRRIAALVREESERAGAQEVLFPALQPLELWEETGRTGMDVLFRLQDRSRRDLVLGMTHEEVATDLIRSEVRSYRQLPLLLYQVQIKFRDEPRPRGGVLRCREFMMHDCYSFHASQECLDRAYGKMRVAYVRALARMGLDFVTVEADPDGFGSTNHRFVTLVDSGEDLVFLCDSCGYAADSDRCELGDPGPAEPIEADPPKLVRTPGMRTVEEVTAFLQVPAEKLIKTLLYCTQNGDVVAALVRGDRDLNEAKLERALGGVAVEMASADVVERITGAPVGFAGPQGLEGVRIIADRELQIGGNWVAGANHADAHVLNVNEGRDFQVDLWADLRAACDGDPCPRCGGELEALYGIEMAHIFQIGTRFSEAMGAYFQDAAGQERPVYLGSYGLGVSRAVAAIAEQNADVDGLLWPATVAPFDVTLVCLNAAQDIQVAEEIFAMLQQAGISVLLDDRDERAGVKFKDADLIGIPLQIVVGRGARDGWVELRVRGRDVREEVAVTDIVERTLAMRRALISELDRAAAEAEAAAR; from the coding sequence GTGAGATACTCTCAGGCGTTCATACCCACCCAGAGGGAGATCCCTTCAGAAGCGGAGCTCATCAGCCACAGGCTCCTGCTGAGGGCGGGGTACATGCGCAAGCTGGCCAGCGGTGTCTACTCATGGCTGCCTCTGGGACGGCGGGTGCTGCGGCGGATCGCGGCGCTGGTGCGCGAGGAGTCGGAGCGTGCCGGAGCGCAAGAGGTGCTGTTTCCTGCGCTGCAGCCCCTGGAACTCTGGGAGGAGACCGGGCGCACGGGAATGGACGTCCTGTTCCGGTTGCAGGACCGCTCCAGACGGGACCTGGTTCTGGGGATGACGCACGAGGAGGTGGCGACGGACCTGATCCGCTCCGAGGTGCGCAGCTACCGCCAGCTTCCCCTGCTGCTGTATCAGGTGCAGATCAAGTTCCGCGACGAGCCGCGGCCGCGCGGCGGGGTGCTACGCTGCCGCGAGTTCATGATGCACGACTGCTACAGCTTCCACGCTTCGCAGGAGTGCCTGGACAGGGCTTACGGCAAGATGCGCGTGGCCTATGTGCGGGCGCTGGCGCGCATGGGCCTGGACTTCGTGACGGTGGAGGCCGACCCGGACGGTTTCGGCAGCACGAACCACCGCTTCGTGACTCTGGTGGACTCGGGCGAAGACCTGGTCTTCCTGTGCGACTCCTGCGGATATGCGGCGGATTCCGACCGCTGCGAGCTGGGCGACCCCGGACCCGCCGAGCCCATCGAAGCAGACCCGCCGAAGCTGGTCCGGACTCCCGGGATGCGTACGGTGGAGGAGGTCACGGCGTTCCTGCAGGTGCCGGCTGAAAAGCTGATCAAGACGCTGCTTTACTGCACTCAGAATGGCGACGTGGTGGCTGCGCTGGTGCGGGGAGACCGGGATCTGAACGAGGCCAAGCTGGAGCGGGCTCTGGGCGGGGTGGCCGTGGAGATGGCCTCCGCCGATGTGGTGGAGCGGATCACCGGCGCGCCGGTGGGCTTCGCCGGCCCCCAGGGTCTGGAGGGTGTGCGCATCATCGCCGACCGCGAACTGCAGATCGGAGGCAACTGGGTGGCCGGGGCCAACCATGCGGACGCTCACGTGCTGAATGTCAATGAGGGCCGGGATTTTCAGGTGGATCTTTGGGCGGATCTGCGGGCGGCGTGCGACGGAGATCCCTGTCCCCGCTGCGGAGGCGAGCTGGAAGCGCTTTACGGCATTGAGATGGCGCACATCTTCCAGATCGGCACCCGTTTCAGCGAGGCGATGGGGGCGTATTTTCAGGATGCGGCCGGACAGGAGCGCCCGGTCTATCTGGGTAGCTACGGACTGGGGGTGAGCCGGGCGGTGGCGGCCATCGCGGAACAGAACGCCGATGTGGACGGCCTTCTGTGGCCGGCGACGGTGGCGCCCTTCGATGTGACGCTGGTCTGTCTGAACGCGGCGCAGGACATCCAGGTGGCTGAAGAGATCTTCGCAATGCTGCAACAGGCCGGCATCTCCGTCCTGCTGGACGACCGGGATGAGCGGGCCGGTGTAAAGTTCAAGGACGCCGATCTGATCGGCATCCCGTTGCAGATAGTGGTGGGGCGCGGAGCGCGGGACGGCTGGGTGGAGTTGCGGGTGCGCGGGCGGGACGTGCGCGAAGAGGTGGCGGTGACCGATATCGTGGAGCGCACGCTGGCGATGCGGCGCGCGCTCATCTCGGAATTGGACCGGGCGGCGGCGGAGGCGGAAGCGGCGGCCCGCTGA
- a CDS encoding acetyltransferase: MQIRGARAGDVPHIARLVNEHADLGEMLHRSEDELYEILRDFHVACEDGQLCGCVALHVMDYDLAEIRSLVVSREYQGRGLGRKLVLECLREARDLGLTRVFALTLKPEFFEKLGFRRVPRSRFPQKIWRDCFKCRFFEACGEVAVEMDLSGTPGRDEAPEERGVRVEVETGGAEAGAK, encoded by the coding sequence ATGCAGATCAGAGGCGCCAGAGCCGGAGACGTGCCCCATATCGCCAGGCTGGTCAACGAGCACGCCGACCTGGGAGAGATGCTGCACAGGTCCGAGGATGAGCTTTACGAGATCCTTCGCGACTTCCACGTGGCGTGCGAGGATGGCCAGCTTTGCGGATGTGTGGCGCTTCACGTGATGGACTACGACCTTGCGGAGATCCGCTCGCTGGTCGTGAGCCGCGAGTATCAGGGGCGCGGACTGGGACGGAAGCTGGTGCTGGAGTGCCTGCGCGAAGCGCGGGATCTGGGCCTCACGCGAGTGTTTGCGCTTACGCTGAAGCCGGAGTTCTTCGAGAAGCTGGGGTTCCGGCGGGTGCCGCGCTCGCGGTTTCCTCAGAAGATCTGGCGCGACTGCTTCAAATGCAGGTTCTTCGAAGCATGCGGCGAAGTGGCAGTGGAGATGGACCTCTCCGGAACACCCGGACGGGATGAGGCTCCGGAAGAACGGGGCGTGCGTGTCGAGGTGGAGACCGGCGGAGCCGAGGCGGGGGCAAAGTGA
- the ispG gene encoding 4-hydroxy-3-methylbut-2-en-1-yl diphosphate synthase (flavodoxin): MGGVGIGGDAPVALQSMCTTKTHDIDATVRQINELAEAGADIVRIAVPHHRDAEAIPEIRRQSPVPLVADIHFSHILALKAIEAGIDKLRLNPGNIRDPQKIREVVRAAKERMIPIRVGANSGSLDTERYGPPTPQALVQSALDEVRILEEEGFHDIVISLKSFEVPTTIAAYRMMAELTDYPLHLGITEAGLPFEGTIRSCVGIGALLAMGIGDTIRVSLTADPVEEIRVGKQLLECLDLREGGITIVACPSCGRCDIDLHGTAEAVKERLQHIKTSRPLRVAVMGCVVNGPGEARMADVGLAGGGGVGLIFARGEQLGKVPESEMVDELVRHVERIAAAGDGEEPRKE; the protein is encoded by the coding sequence GTGGGCGGAGTCGGGATCGGCGGCGATGCGCCGGTCGCGCTCCAGTCCATGTGCACCACGAAGACCCATGACATAGACGCCACTGTGCGCCAGATCAACGAGCTGGCGGAGGCGGGAGCGGACATTGTGCGTATCGCGGTCCCGCATCACCGCGATGCGGAAGCCATTCCCGAAATCCGCCGCCAGTCTCCTGTGCCGCTGGTGGCGGACATCCACTTCAGTCACATTCTGGCGCTCAAGGCCATTGAGGCGGGCATTGACAAGCTCCGCTTGAACCCCGGCAACATCCGGGACCCGCAGAAGATCCGTGAGGTGGTGCGGGCCGCGAAAGAGCGAATGATCCCCATCAGGGTGGGAGCGAACTCCGGATCGCTGGATACGGAGCGCTACGGACCTCCCACGCCGCAGGCCCTTGTCCAGAGCGCGCTGGACGAGGTGCGCATACTGGAGGAGGAAGGGTTTCACGATATTGTGATCTCGTTGAAGTCGTTCGAAGTGCCGACGACCATCGCGGCCTACCGGATGATGGCGGAGCTGACGGACTATCCTCTGCATCTGGGGATCACCGAGGCCGGCCTGCCCTTCGAGGGCACCATCCGCTCCTGCGTTGGGATCGGGGCGCTTCTGGCGATGGGCATCGGGGACACCATCCGGGTCTCCCTGACAGCGGACCCGGTGGAGGAGATCCGGGTGGGCAAGCAGCTTCTGGAGTGCCTGGACCTTCGCGAGGGAGGTATTACCATCGTGGCCTGTCCGTCGTGCGGACGCTGCGACATAGACTTGCATGGCACTGCGGAGGCGGTAAAAGAACGGCTGCAGCACATCAAGACGTCGCGGCCGCTGCGTGTGGCTGTTATGGGGTGCGTGGTGAATGGCCCCGGCGAGGCGAGGATGGCCGACGTGGGGCTGGCCGGCGGGGGCGGCGTGGGATTGATCTTCGCGCGTGGGGAGCAGCTCGGGAAGGTGCCGGAAAGCGAAATGGTGGACGAACTGGTGCGTCACGTGGAGAGGATCGCGGCGGCCGGAGACGGGGAGGAGCCGCGGAAAGAGTAG
- a CDS encoding zinc metalloprotease gives MFESVPILGSALSTILPVLGVIAAIVALVVAHELGHFLAAKAAGMRVEEFAVGFGPGKWTVLRRGGTEYNIRPIPAGGFVRIAGMDPGEESPPDGFNAQSVWKRMGVIFAGPLASFLFGYLIFCSIGMTAGLPVGKPTVVSVQPGSPAEKVGLKPGDRFVEIAGKRIETGEEMMREIRSRPGQTFKVVVERDGRLVTLYPTSRSDREGSRVVGRLGFTPGAEIQRLGVWDSIRKGTEISFGMVRQLLGVISSLGRLKQEAGGPLAIINATHDAAKRGAADLIILTAMLSLNFAVLNLLPIPVLDGGHLLLLSVEAVRRRRLSARAQQTALVVGLATLAVIIVLVLAKDITTLYFSKP, from the coding sequence ATGTTTGAATCCGTTCCCATCCTGGGCTCAGCCCTATCGACGATCCTTCCCGTGCTGGGGGTCATTGCGGCGATCGTGGCGCTGGTGGTGGCCCACGAGCTGGGGCATTTCCTGGCCGCCAAGGCGGCAGGGATGCGGGTGGAGGAATTCGCCGTCGGCTTCGGCCCAGGGAAGTGGACGGTGCTCCGCCGGGGTGGCACGGAGTACAACATCCGGCCCATACCCGCCGGAGGGTTCGTGCGGATCGCCGGAATGGACCCGGGGGAGGAATCGCCGCCGGACGGGTTCAACGCGCAAAGCGTCTGGAAGCGGATGGGAGTGATCTTTGCGGGGCCCCTGGCCAGCTTCCTGTTCGGCTACCTGATCTTCTGCTCCATCGGGATGACCGCAGGGCTGCCTGTCGGCAAGCCCACCGTGGTATCCGTCCAGCCCGGATCTCCCGCGGAGAAGGTGGGGCTGAAGCCGGGCGACCGGTTCGTTGAGATCGCGGGCAAGCGCATCGAGACCGGCGAGGAGATGATGCGAGAGATCCGCTCCCGTCCCGGTCAGACCTTCAAGGTAGTGGTGGAGCGGGATGGCCGGCTGGTAACCCTGTATCCCACGAGCCGCAGCGACCGGGAAGGGTCCCGCGTGGTGGGACGGCTGGGGTTCACCCCCGGAGCCGAGATCCAGCGGCTGGGGGTGTGGGACTCCATTCGGAAGGGCACCGAGATCAGCTTTGGAATGGTGCGCCAGCTTCTGGGCGTCATCAGCTCGCTTGGCCGGTTGAAGCAGGAGGCGGGCGGACCGCTGGCAATCATCAACGCAACGCACGACGCGGCAAAACGCGGGGCGGCGGATCTGATCATCCTCACGGCCATGCTGAGCCTGAACTTCGCGGTGCTGAACCTGCTGCCCATCCCTGTGCTGGACGGAGGGCATCTGTTGCTGCTCAGCGTTGAGGCGGTGCGGAGGCGGCGGCTGAGCGCTCGGGCGCAACAGACCGCGCTGGTGGTGGGGCTGGCGACCCTGGCGGTGATCATCGTCCTGGTGCTGGCCAAGGACATCACCACACTATATTTCAGTAAACCGTAA
- the dxr gene encoding 1-deoxy-D-xylulose 5-phosphate reductoisomerase translates to MRSEQTVRSISVLGSTGSIGTQVLDVVERLQGRVRVRSLAGGRNIELLAQQVRRFRPHFVVASDSEGAAALREHPACAGVEVLCGQEGMCRIASDPEVETVVVGVQGFAGLRPTIAAAEAGKQIAIASKEVLVAAKEPVRRAVREGGAKLIPVDSEHSAIFQCLTGEPEGSVERIILTASGGPFARASREQMASITPAMALAHPTWKMGQKVTIDSATLMNKGLEILEAEALFGVDPQNVDVVIHPRSIVHSLVRFKDGSVKAQLGVPDMRLPIQYALLYPERVDTALPQLDLLTCGPLEFHPPDEDRFPCLRLARVAARRGGTIPAVMSAADDVAVEAFLDGRIAFLDIPEIIEDVMARADNEPAEELETIIRADYRAREMAREAVEKHSRAAVR, encoded by the coding sequence ATGCGCTCGGAACAGACAGTCAGAAGCATCAGCGTGCTGGGCAGCACGGGCTCCATCGGGACCCAGGTGCTGGATGTTGTGGAACGCCTCCAGGGCCGGGTCAGGGTCCGTTCGCTCGCCGGCGGCAGGAACATCGAGCTGCTGGCGCAGCAGGTGCGGCGATTCCGCCCGCATTTCGTGGTTGCCTCGGATTCTGAAGGAGCCGCCGCTCTGCGTGAACATCCCGCCTGCGCTGGAGTGGAGGTGCTGTGCGGTCAGGAGGGGATGTGCCGGATCGCCTCGGATCCGGAGGTGGAGACGGTTGTCGTCGGGGTGCAGGGCTTTGCCGGTCTGCGGCCCACCATCGCCGCAGCCGAGGCAGGCAAACAGATCGCTATCGCGAGCAAGGAGGTGCTAGTCGCGGCGAAGGAACCGGTCCGGCGGGCGGTCAGAGAGGGCGGAGCGAAGCTCATCCCGGTGGACAGCGAACACTCCGCCATCTTCCAGTGCCTGACCGGCGAGCCTGAAGGCTCGGTGGAGCGCATCATCCTGACAGCGTCGGGAGGGCCGTTCGCGCGGGCCAGCCGTGAGCAGATGGCCTCCATCACTCCGGCCATGGCGCTGGCCCATCCCACCTGGAAGATGGGGCAGAAGGTGACCATTGACTCCGCCACTTTGATGAACAAGGGGCTGGAGATTCTGGAGGCGGAAGCGCTGTTCGGGGTGGATCCGCAGAACGTGGATGTGGTGATCCATCCCCGCAGCATCGTGCATTCCCTGGTGCGGTTCAAGGACGGCAGCGTAAAAGCGCAGCTTGGAGTGCCGGACATGCGGCTGCCCATCCAGTATGCCCTGCTCTACCCGGAGCGTGTGGACACGGCTCTGCCGCAACTGGACCTTTTGACCTGCGGGCCTCTTGAGTTTCACCCCCCGGATGAAGATCGCTTCCCCTGCCTGCGGCTGGCCCGGGTAGCCGCCAGGCGCGGTGGGACCATCCCCGCGGTGATGAGCGCGGCCGATGATGTGGCGGTGGAGGCGTTCCTGGACGGCCGCATCGCCTTTCTGGATATCCCGGAAATCATCGAGGATGTGATGGCGCGCGCCGATAATGAGCCTGCTGAAGAGCTGGAAACCATCATCCGGGCGGATTACCGCGCCAGGGAGATGGCCAGAGAGGCTGTCGAGAAGCATTCGCGTGCGGCCGTGCGATGA